TCAAATTTAGCCTGGATTACATGAGACCATCTTACAATTTACATCGAGGTaatatatgtattgatgtatgaTGTATGCCTGCAAGAagcatgcatgtgtttatgtgagtgcaggtgcatgTGTTCCATTGTATGCATAAGAAGGATGTTGTTGTCAATCtggacatgtcttttttttttcttttttagatacaGTGTCTTTTCTGTCATTCACTGATCCATAACCCCTGCTAGTATACCAGGGAGTTTTCAGTGATGATCatatctctgcctctcctctgcaatcctctgccagcaggaacaggactttggtttttggtttttggtttattcctttattttttccaaaGCTGCTCCCCCCTCCTGGTCCTTCCATCACAGAATGCCTACTCGGTGAGATCTTTTTTGTATCTCCCTACCTTGGTACAGCAAATCTCTGCCAGATTAGGCATATCCATTCCCTCTGATGTCGGACAGGACACCATGAAGATTGAGCTGCCTCTCTGCTATGGATATATGCTTCTGTTTTTGAACACTTTTGGATATAGCCACTCAGAGGATAGTTATGCTAAGCTGGACCGGAGACATTTTGAGAACTGACTAATGCTCAGGGTCAACCAGTTTTGTTAGAGTTCTACCAAGGGTTCACTGTAGAAGTTAATGAAAGTATGATTTAGGAGAATGTTGAGTTGAGTCTTCAGGGGGAGAATTACTGTGCCTTCCATTCTCCAAAGTAGCATATAAGGTAAGACCACATATCACAGATTTGAGGTATAAATTATGGAATGTTAATTATTACTGGAAATCATACATACCTATTTCTATGCACTATTTTCTAGGTAATGATGACATTTTATACTATCGTTGTGTGTGCCTCAAACAATCACTCAAGTTTGAATCTCATCCCTCCCTATATTCACCTAAGTACCTAATAGAGTATATTACATCAACCACTAAAatactaaaagaaacaaaatgattcATTTTAATGAGTAGTTTATATCCTTGAAAGTAAACTAACCTGAAACAAATATCAACTTGAAGGAACATTTACCTAAGATAATTGTTATCATGTAAATCCCATAATCACAAAGTGCAAGTACAACAATACTCACCTAAAGAGGAAAACAAGAGATTGCTTGAGACTAACAGACGCCTTGAAAATTAATTATGCCTTTAGGAAATGAACTGCTCAGTACTCACTGGAGCTAAGGTAATGATCAATGATGATTTGGATTCACACTGGAATCCAGAGCCTCTGCAGGGACTTATCCTCCAAGATAAATAATGACAGTAGGAAAGAGATCTATACCTATAAAAACATAATAACATTGAACTGCTTACTTTATAATTAATTCTTATTTCAAGAGGTAAGAGTTTGACTTTGTTGGTAAAGGGAGATACTTTTTCTTTGAAATGTGTTGTATTTCAAACCATATAGGTGAAATATGTCAGATGGAATTATGAAGTTATATAACAGAAGGGGGGAAAACTTTGGTAGAATTTCCTTGTATTTCATTAATAAATTGTTCAGAATAATCAGACATAAAAATTAGTTTTCATAGATTCCTTATTTATCCATCTGTTGGCAAGACCAGAAACCAACATGATTTTCcaacatgtatgcatgtagcaTTTTCAACAGGCTAACAAATTCactaattttgaaataatttggtGGCTTACTAGTAGGGGATACCCTGTGCAAGGGTCTGGTTGGTTTTGGAGTGAATGTGACAGCCTCACAGGCATCATTAAGACGAATGAGAGTGTAAGTATAGAatctgaaaaattacattcaatcTGAGCCTTGCTAGGTGAGCCTTGATAAATCTTTTAACATCTGAGATTGAATACTGGGCAGTGTCCTTTGCTGAAAATCATGTGAATTCATTCGAAAATATTTCAGTTAGAAAACACATGACACTGGAAAAGCAATGGCTTTGTCTAAAGAATTACTAATAACATGCTATATATTCATAAAACATGATGATAGAATTGATATTTCAAATTACTTTAAAGAACAATGACCTATTTAGAAGAATTTAAAATACTTAATGAACTGTATACAACTGGAAGTCAGATTTGTAAATTTAATGTGATCTTTACTCAGTTTTACAGACATTGTATAACCCATCAGAAAGCTGAAATTCCACTTTGATATTGTTCCTAATTTATATAACCCTCAATTGTGTGGCCACCCATAATTTTATAGCCTGTTTACTAAAAGGAATTCTATGGGTTCAACCTACCTGGTGTTTgtatctacttctctttttaaagatttgctacttttattttctgtgtgaatgTTGCCAGCATGAGTGCATTGTAGCACATGAATGCCTGGTGACTGTGAAGATCATAAGAGAGTGTTGGGTCTTCAGAATTGGAACAACAGAATTCTGCTAGAAAACACAATGACCTGAGTAGGGCTTTAATCCTTTATTGCGAGTTCACCAAGTACTCTTAATAACTGAGCCAACTGTGAAGCTTCATAAATTGattactttgtatgtgtgtgtgttgttacttaaaatattttttgctagAACTTAGAAATGATAAAAAGAATAATGCAACTACATAggaataaaaataggaaaacataAAAAGTTTTTTCCTAAATCCTGTGCTGTTAATATAGAAATCATTTAATAATAGCAATAGCTTAAGACATCATTGCTTAATtccattcttttatattttattcttttgttaaGCTTATAATACATTGTTATTTTCTTAAGAATaagattatttatatttatctatcaatTTATTTGTGTATTCAAAATTTTTTTGTGTCTGTAAGGGGGTACTGGTAACATGACATATGTGTGGGTGACAAAAAACAACTTTTAGGAGTTGATTCTTCCTTCCCATCTTGTGGGCTCCAGGTATCAAACACTATCTGTAACATGACATTCTTGGTGGGAAGAATCTTTACCTACCAAGCTATCTTACTGGGCCAAGTCTCATGTTTTTAAACTTTAGCCTTAATGACaatcttgtatattttattttaagaaatgtaaataatttttttattatttataacacATTTCTAGCATTTGTGCATGAATAATTTTGACATAATTGTTGCACATGTGTACAAATGATGATAATACTGGTAAAACATGAATAATTGGTTCAATATTTTGAATAATATATTAGTTTGTAATGCTCTCCATGCCCCaattaaatgaaatgaagtgactTCTTTATAAATCCCATTTGTAATATCTTCATCACAGCCTTAATCTAGCAGCAACTACGTGTCTCATGGCTTTCCTAGAGGATGGGAACCATACTATAGTGACAGAGTTCATTTTATTGGGCTTAACTGATGACCCAGTTCTGAGAGACATCCTCTTCACCATCATCCTGTGCATCTATCTGGTGACCGTGTCCGGGAACCTCAGCACCATCCTTCTCATCAGAGTCTCTTCCCAGCTTCATCACcccatgtatttttttctcagccactTGGCTTCTGTTGACATAGGCATTTCTTCTTCTGTCACACCCAATATGCTTGCTAACTTCCTAGTAAAACCAAATACCATTTCCTACATTGGATGTTCTATACAGTTTACCTCAGCTGTTTTCCTTGCGACAGTTGAGTGCTTCCTTCTGGCTGCCATGGCTTATGATCGCTTTGTAGCAATCTGCAACCCACTGCTTTATTCCACCAAAATGTCCAGAGAAGCCTGTATCCAGTTGGTTGTAGGATCTTATATACAGGGTCTCCTTAATGCTTCCTTTTtcactctttccttcttttccttgatCTTCTGTGGACCAAATAGAATCAATCACTTTTACTGTGATTTGGCTCCTTTGGTGGAACTCTCCTGTTCTGATGTCACTCTCGCTGTTGTTATTACCTCAATTTCTGCTGGCTTTATCACACTGACAACAGTGTTTGTTATAGCCATCTCCTATTCCTGTATTTTCATCACTATTATGAAGATGCACTCCACAGAAAGTCGATACAAGGCCTTCTCCACCTGTACCTCCCACCTCACTGCAGTTACTCTGTTCTATGGAACTACTATGTTCATTTATGTGATGCCCAAGTCCAGCTACTCCACTGACCAGAACAAGGTGTTGTCTGTATTCTACATGGTTGTGATTCCCATGTTGAACCCCCTCATCTACAGCCTGAGGAATAATGAGATTAAGGGGGCTCTGAAGAGATATCTtggtaagaaaatattttcttatggtAACCTGTTTTGTAAAACTCACTATAATGACACTCACCAAGTATGACCATCATCTGAGGTTTAGTTATTCACCTTCTTGTTATTCCTTTTGCCCTAATCTCTTTGTTCTCCCAGTACAcatagattttatattttattacattttctcttttgtagtttttaatgtctttgaaaacattatgcaatgtattttgatcatgttcagGCCCCCTTGAACTCTTCTCAGTGTAGCTTCCTCCTCTACACAttcaactattttattttatcaaatttATCTTATGGTACCTGTACATATTTAGGCATTTAACCTTTACTGAAGCACAGTTAACCTACCAGTGCCATGTCCTTATAGATAATTTACTTTTCTCCTGGAAGATGTAAGTTTCCAATAACTCCTCATCTACCTCTAGATTCATGCCCATGTCCCGCCTCTGTGCTATGATGTTTGTCTAGTGTGAGCATGTGGATGCCAAAACTGCTAACATGAGGTCATATTTGTAACCATTCTGTTGTGCCCTGAAAATATGGTTTATTTGTATTCATCTACTAGCTCCAGCTCTTACACCTTTTCATCCATTCTCACAATGATTCCTGAGCTTGGAGAAAAGGAGGCGTGGTATAGAAGTTCCACATATTGTAGAGCCTTCCATGGTGTCCAGTTGTCTGCATATTGgcaagtgtttgtttatttgtttgctttgctttgctttttgttaaTCACTACTACAAAAAGAAATCATTATGATAAGGGTTGGGAAAGTACAAATCTATATATCCAATGATAAGTCATTGAGAATTGCTTTAATACTGTGTCCATTGAGGGGGATAATGATGGTGGGTTCTCCCCTAGGGCCTATGAGCTGTCTAGCACAGGTTTTGGCCTTCATAAATGTGTTAGGTGTGATTTTTCATCTTGTGGAGTTAGACTTAGGTCAAATAAAAAAGTTCCTGTTTATTCTCATGATATTTGGGAATAATCTATACTATATCTAAACTACACTATAGCACAGGTAGTTACGAGTTTCCATTCTGGTGTTTATTTTACATGAAGTGCTCACATGATAAATGTCTGTCaacatgtattttaaaacatCCCTATATTAGTCTAtacctatttttttatttttaaatattttcattcactTTTGAATAAAATCCAGGTGCCCATCATAGTTTCTTGCTCTAATACCATTTGCTCCATTGAGATTTCATTGCTAGCCTACACAAGCTCACACAACCCATTCCTGACACAGCTTGCTTTCCTACTTAGATCAGCTCTATTTATTCTTTCCTACTACATTCAATGTTTTAAAAGGCTGATACATTTCTAGTATAATCTCCAATGAAGTATGAATTCTATAAGAATTGTATCATTCAGTAACAAATCTTTAGTATCTGCTTGGtttgaaaatacaataaatattcaataaaacatCTCAATGGAATGAACGGCTCCATGGTTATCTTATCTTATATCTACATGTAAAATAATTCCAAAGCTCTGACAGTGGATTCCAGAAAAAGCTTCTTGTCATGAAGAAAAACTATGGTGGTTTTGATGTCTTTTCCCTGTCTTCTATAAAAGATATCCTCAAACATATGAAGAATGTGCTTGAAATCTTCATTGATACTAACATTAATATTCCTGACTGGCCATTAAGTtaatattattgttgttgttgttgttgttgttgttgtaattcaAACTCAGCCAgtacaaaatgtaaaatatagaACACTTGAACACTCCATTCAGGGTTTATGGGGAGAATAATTTTATGTTCATGAAGTTGGAATTTACATGACTAAAGTTTTAAGGTCTCATGTAGTcagaagcaccttaaaaatttACCAGCTATATGGGGAAGTTTGTTGAATGCTAAAGACTAGGAACAATCTGTTAGAAGAGTAAGGCATAAAGTTCCCAAAATGATAGCTGATAGTATGAAGAAGTTGATGTTTATTGGTAAATGTCAATGCCACCATCCCTGATAATCTGGCTTTGATCTAAGAGACCTATAAAGTATAAGGAAAGTTATGCTCTTATGTGTGGACTTGCACattcttgtgcacacacatgcacacttacaagCACACCCACTAAATGAAACAGAAGCAAATAAAGAAGCAAGTAAGATAGACTAAAGATAAATGACAAGGTGTTATCTGGTGGAACTAAGAGAAGATTTagtggactagagagatggctcagtatataAGAACACCTATtaattttgcagaggacctgcattTAGCTCCCAGAACCAACATTGTGGCTCAGACCACCTATAATTCCAAATCTATGGGATTCAGCAGACTCTTCTGCCTTCTAAAGGGTCCTGGCATGCATATTGTACATATCCTTAAatgcaaagcactcatacacaaaaaataaaaagaaatgaatcttttttaaaattgaaaggaAGGACATTTGTGAGAGCTACTCTATGAGAACTTAAAGAAGTTCTGTCTGTTTTGAAGTCTTGAATTGGAAGTGTCTGTTCCTATAATAGAAATGACCATGGTGTTAGTAACAAATTTTACTGCTATGTACATTAGCCTCTGTTTTCCTACTTTACCTGGTAACCTCAATGGGAGTATAATGTAGGACACAGCACCCATTCATCACATCTGGGCCATTGAAGTCATGGTATCCACTCCTCTCTTATTAATCCCCATCTAATAGTCAGAAAGTTCTGTATCCTAATATTTTTTAATCCATAATTACCTTATCTTCTACTTTTCTATATAACTTATTTAATCATGGTCACTGTTTCCTGGAGACCTACAGTGTGCTTCCTAGTATGTCACTTAGAATGATAAGTGATAAAATTATCTAAATATTTGAGTGGACAGTATCTGACAGCACTTCCATTTCTCATCACAATtctcttttatgattttttttttactaaatggTATCACAAAATGGCTCCCATTTTGATAATCTCATACATGAATATAACTCATTGAGAAAATATCCATCGCTGTTACTCACTGTCTCCCTGTTATTttctataatgtatttttattccCATTACATCCCAATTGTACCACCATACTTTCCTCCCAGTTCTGCCATTATAAATCACTCCCCCATTAAACCCTTCTcttttcctcagagaaagggaagatCCCATTGAATACTACCCCACCATGAGGCATCTAGTCTCAGCAGGGATAagtacatcctctcctactgaggtccaaccaggcagtccaggtaagAGTTAGGGGATCCAATGATATGGGCAACAGAATCATAGACAGGCCCTGTTCCAATTGTTAGAGGACTCACATGAAAAAGAAACTGTACGTCTTCTACAAATATATAAGGAGCCTGGGCCCAGCCATTTCATGCCCTTTGTTTGGTGGATCAGCTTCCATAAGAACCCATGGggccagattagttgactctgtaacctctcaggagacagttatactaGGTTCCTTTCTATAAGCATAGTAGAGTAGTATTAATGGTGTCACGGGTAGGCTCTCTTCCATTTGATGGATCTCAAATTGCACCAGTCATTGGTTGCCTGTTCTTTCCAGTCTCTGATACATATTTATTCCCTGTATATCTTGTCTGCAGGACAAATTTTATGTTGAAGTTTTTTTGGGGGATAGGTTTATGTCCCCTACTTCTGATGAAAGTTCtgcttggctacaggaggtggccacttcagtctccaaaTCACCAGGTGGTTGCAGTAATAGTTACCTCAACCCCATAGATTCCCTGGAGCCTCTTCTAATCCATGTCTTCACCTGGTCCCACAGATGGCCCCCAGTAATTTCTATTCTCACTCTCAACTCTTCCCTGCACCCCAATACCTGACCAATATCCCCAAACCCTCCTCACTCCCTatccacccagttccctctcttgATCTACCTCCTAtgacttttttgttttcctttctgagtAAGATTCACATATCCTCCTGTGGGCTCTCCTTTggtttctttggatctgtggattgtTATTCTCGACTTTATGACTAATGTCCATTTATAAGTGACCTATCAGAGATGTCTTTCTAGTTCTGTatcaccttactcaggatgatattctcaagttccatctatttgtctgaaaatttcattatatcttaatttctttttttgtctttttctttcctttttgtctctttctttcttttttgtatttttgttttgtttgtttttggttttttttaatattttttattacgtattttcctcaattacatttccaatgctatcccaaaagtcccccaccccccccactcccctacccacccattcccattttttggccctggcgttcccctgtactggggcatataaagtttgcctgtccaatgggcctctctttccagtgatggccaactaggccatcttttgatacatatgcagctagagacaagagctctggggtactggttagttcataatgttgcaccttcagggttgcagatctcttttgctccttggatactttctctagctcctccattgggggccctgtgatccatccaatagttgactataagcatccacttatgtgtttgctaggccccggcatagtctcacaagagacagctatatcacggtccttgcatcgaacgcttgctagtgtatgcaatggtgtcatcgtttggaggctaattatgggg
This Mus musculus strain C57BL/6J chromosome 7, GRCm38.p6 C57BL/6J DNA region includes the following protein-coding sequences:
- the Olfr495 gene encoding olfactory receptor 495, with translation MAFLEDGNHTIVTEFILLGLTDDPVLRDILFTIILCIYLVTVSGNLSTILLIRVSSQLHHPMYFFLSHLASVDIGISSSVTPNMLANFLVKPNTISYIGCSIQFTSAVFLATVECFLLAAMAYDRFVAICNPLLYSTKMSREACIQLVVGSYIQGLLNASFFTLSFFSLIFCGPNRINHFYCDLAPLVELSCSDVTLAVVITSISAGFITLTTVFVIAISYSCIFITIMKMHSTESRYKAFSTCTSHLTAVTLFYGTTMFIYVMPKSSYSTDQNKVLSVFYMVVIPMLNPLIYSLRNNEIKGALKRYLGKKIFSYGNLFCKTHYNDTHQV